The Carassius auratus strain Wakin unplaced genomic scaffold, ASM336829v1 scaf_tig00214857, whole genome shotgun sequence genome has a segment encoding these proteins:
- the LOC113093069 gene encoding P2Y purinoceptor 3 yields the protein MKTTASISNGSLQPDAHNHSTPHSCSIDESYKYIILPLCYSLTFLLSLVLNSTVLLRSRRSGRQWNTSLIYMVNLASTDLMYSFSLPFLVASYVMRDHWVFGDFMCRLVRFLFYFNLYCSIFFLTCISVHRYMGICHPIRNIALESKRAVRGICATVWVIVFILTCPIVRFAKTGDVLRKIEGTDSWSESSGDAGRVEVEVYRNCWDDAIDSEFSEYVPYGIVLHLLGFFFPFIVIAWCYSQVVRTIFQTLHSQPQVQEEGGMCGGVEGVKDRTSVSISGSQHAPYLNTRRKSIKTIITITILFALCFLPFHITRTLFLVLKETKAVECQTMRMVSICYKITRPLASCNSWLNALLYFLTGDKSLACCGRTSAGHNTHLLWPLQILGGQKEAEDQEQGNSHKAEEDHESDSKSSGMT from the coding sequence ATGAAGACCACGGCTTCGATCTCCAACGGATCTCTGCAGCCAGATGCTCATAACCACAGCACACCGCACAGCTGCAGCATCGACGAGTCCTACAAGTACATCATCTTGCCTCTATGCTACTCCTTGACCTTCTTGCTCAGCCTCGTCCTGAACTCCACAGTCCTCCTGCGCTCTCGCCGAAGCGGCCGCCAGTGGAACACTTCGCTGATCTACATGGTCAATCTGGCCTCCACGGATCTGATGTACAGCTTCTCGCTGCCCTTCCTCGTGGCCAGTTATGTGATGCGTGACCACTGGGTTTTTGGGGACTTCATGTGCAGGCTGGTGCGTTTCTTGTTTTACTTCAACCTGTACTGCAGCATCTTCTTCCTCACCTGTATATCCGTCCATCGCTACATGGGAATCTGTCATCCGATCAGAAACATTGCTTTGGAGAGCAAGCGGGCGGTTAGGGGCATCTGCGCAACTGTTTGGGTCATAGTGTTCATCCTTACATGCCCGATTGTCCGGTTTGCCAAAACAGGGGACGTTTTGAGGAAAATCGAAGGAACCGATTCGTGGTCGGAAAGTAGTGGAGATGCTGGAAGAGTAGAGGTGGAGGTATATAGGAATTGTTGGGATGACGCAATCGATAGTGAGTTTTCTGAATACGTGCCTTATGGAATCGTTCTACACCTTCTGGGCTTCTTCTTCCCTTTTATCGTCATTGCATGGTGTTATTCGCAGGTGGTGCGGACCATCTTCCAAACGCTTCACTCCCAGCCACAGGTGCAAGAGGAAGGGGGAATGTGCGGCGGGGTCGAAGGGGTCAAAGACAGGACGTCCGTGTCCATCTCCGGCTCTCAACATGCGCCGTACCTCAACACGCGGCGCAAGTCCATTAaaaccatcatcaccatcaccatcctgTTCGCGCTGTGCTTCCTGCCCTTCCACATCACACGCACGCTCTTCCTCGTCCTCAAGGAAACCAAGGCCGTCGAGTGCCAAACCATGCGGATGGTTTCCATTTGCTACAAGATCACTCGGCCGCTGGCTTCCTGCAATTCCTGGCTCAATGCACTCCTTTATTTCTTAACAGGAGACAAAAGCTTAGCTTGCTGTGGACGGACCAGCGCCGGTCACAACACCCACCTGCTCTGGCCTTTACAGATTCTTGGAGGACAGAAAGAGGCTGAGGATCAAGAGCAAGGCAATTCGCATAAAGCAGAGGAAGATCATGAAAGTGACTCGAAATCTTCAGGAATGACATAG
- the LOC113093061 gene encoding protein FAM122A, which produces MERMEVDQCAGAGGALRRSNSAPMITNVSDGTTVFSSNSSARYRRSSVSVNPSCPSRPLPLSPFSLSCERSEHKRQIENMELTLRGSLQRLSASPAVHFPPVGHWHDHLSPGFHSQDSGVTPNSSPSPTRRFRGGSVSSGVRWPSVTPLKRKGGVESDGPPKKLFVAGVTDPAHITSYTVSVSQPVDSSSGTAPVGSNTQATPLSLSPPPPFTSHHPSI; this is translated from the exons ATGGAGAGGATGGAGGTGGACCAGTGCGCAGGCGCAGGAGGAGCCCTACGAAGGTCCAACAGCGCCCCCATGATCACGAACGTCAG TGATGGGACGACAGTATTCAGCTCGAATAGTTCGGCTCGGTATCGTCGGAGCAGCGTTTCTGTGAACCCGAGCTGTCCCTCACGG CCCCTTCCTCTGTCCCCATTCTCGCTGTCTTGTGAGAGATCCGAACACAAGAGACAG ATTGAGAATATGGAGCTCACTTTGAGGGGAAGTTTACAGAGGCTAAG TGCCTCGCCTGCTGTTCACTTCCCTCCTGTGGGTCATTGGCATGACCATCTGTCTCCA GGCTTCCATTCCCAGGACAGCGGTGTCACTCCTAATTCCTCACCCAGTCCAACTCGAAGGTTTCGAGG AGGATCAGTGAGCTCTGGAGTGAGATGGCCATCAGTTACACCTTTGAAAAGGAAAG GTGGAGTGGAATCGGACGGTCCGCCCAAAAAGCTCTTTGTTGCTGGAGTCACAGACCCTGCTCACATAACAAGTTACACAGTCAG TGTTTCCCAGCCAGTGGACTCTTCCTCTGGGACTGCTCCTGTTGGTTCAAACACCCAGGCCACCCCCCTGTCCCTCTCCCCTCCGCCCCCCTTCACCTCTCACCACCCCAGCATCTAA
- the LOC113093063 gene encoding chromatin complexes subunit BAP18-like, which translates to MTSASSKVGEIFSAAGAAFSKLGELTMQLHPVADSSPAGAKWTDTEIEMLRSAVRRFGEDLNSISSVIKERTVAQIKTTVKRKMYEDSRVPLTAESPKKTMKKSTVTLPPPPASVAPSVINVPTSQVVTSGLQSSSSLQPAIKNPKPADVTLSALNDSDVNSDLVDIEGLGEGSTKKPNFDQESLNLDSSLIMNSSDLPLLSR; encoded by the exons ATGACTTCAGCTTCCTCAAAG GTGGGCGAGATCTTCTCGGCTGCAGGCGCTGCTTTCTCTAAACTGGGTGAACTGACCATGCAGCTGCATCCAGTGGCGGACTCGTCTCCTGCGGG AGCCAAATGGACCGACACGGAGATCGAGATGCTGCGCTCTGCAGTTCGCCGCTTCGGTGAAGATTTGAACAGCATCAGCTCCGTCATAAAAGAGCGGACAGT TGCCCAGATTAAGACCACAGTGAAAAGGAAGATGTATGAAGACAGCAGGGTACCTCTCACTGCAGAGTCGCCTAAAAAAACCATGAAGAAGAGCACAGTGACGCTACCGCCGCCTCCGGCATCAGTCGCCCCGTCTGTTATCAATGTGCCGACCTCTCAGGTTGTGACATCTGGATTGCAGAGTTCTTCATCTTTACAACCAGCAATAAAGAACCCTAAACCAGCAG ATGTGACTCTGAGTGCTCTGAATGACTCTGATGTGAACAGTGATTTGGTGGATATCGAGGGGCTTGGAGAGGGTTCCACTAAAAAACCAAACTTTGACCAAG aGAGCTTGAATCTGGACTCCAGTCTTATAATGAACTCCAGTGATCTGCCTCTGCTGTCCCGCTGA
- the LOC113093065 gene encoding ribonuclease kappa-B-like, translated as MPSLLFCGPKLAACGIVLSIWGVVMLSMLGIFFSAKSAVLIEDVPFTEEDIRDDKSPPQNIYGLYNQVGINCFIAAAIYVGVGAVSLCQVRLNKRQEYMVT; from the exons ATGCCGTCCCTTTTATTCTGTGGGCCGAAGTTGGCCGCCTGTGGGATCGTGTTAAGCATCTGGGGTGTCGTTATGCTG TCAATGTTGGGAATTTTCTTCAGTGCAAAATCTGCTGTGCTGATCGAAGATGTTCCTTTTACTGAGGAAGACATCCGTGATGA CAAGAGTCCACCGCAGAACATTTATGGACTCTACAACCAAGTTGGCATCAACTGCTTCATTGCTGCTGCCATCTACGTAGGTGTCGGCGCGGTGTCTCTGTGTCAGGTTCGCCTTAACAAGCGCCAGGAGTACATGGTCACATAA
- the LOC113093064 gene encoding mediator of RNA polymerase II transcription subunit 11-like has protein sequence MANDRLRALEDVEKEIALVLQSAGTIVLELSKEKANASLLDRQLNQFQTSINRVESELSAQIRYLTQVATGQPHEGSTYSARKDCQMALNRAEYARVKLGELGHTCEMMLDPQT, from the exons ATGGCTAACGACAGGCTGAGGGCGTTAGAAGATGTGGAGAAGGAGATAGCTTTAGTGCTGCAGAGCGCAG GAACGATCGTGCTGGAGCTTTCTAAAGAAAAGGCCAATGCCAGTTTATTAGACCGACAGCTAAACCAGTTCCAGACCTCCATCAACAGAGTTGAGAGTGAACTGAGTGCACAGATCCGGTATCTGACACAG GTGGCAACAGGTCAGCCTCATGAGGGATCGACATACTCGGCCAGAAAGGACTGTCAGATGGCCCTAAACCGTGCAGAATATGCCCGCGTCAAACTGGGAGAGCTGGGACACACCTGCGAGATGATGCTTGATCCGCAGACATAA
- the LOC113093062 gene encoding autophagy-related protein 16-1-like isoform X1, with product MESWKSHVRAELFHRDCRQRDPFSGLFEKVSRLEEMLTLHMKLSSSDKGSSRCPDEGGILHLRVNELEFLNQQLKQKISDLTSNIYLKEAELQYCHSQVARYRTEAVVLAQGASSLKAGLEEYEYQLECQSKELTALRLEHSSLREELTAANLQNEQLLERWLEEKKEEAERINKYNATQERWQRLAGRLKKRHRVRSRTACAADKPTESKTEPPSS from the exons ATGGAGTCCTGGAAGAGTCACGTGCGGGCAGAGCTGTTTCACAGAGACTGCAGACAGAGAGATCCTTTCTCTGGCCTGTTTGAAAAGG TGTCCAGGTTGGAGGAGATGCTGACTCTTCACATGAAACTCAG TTCCAGTGATAAAGGAAGCTCCAGATGCCCAGATGAAGGCGGCATCCTTCATTTGAGAGTCAATGAGCTGGAATTTCTTAATCAACAG CTCAAGCAGAAAATCTCGGATCTGACTAGCAATATATACCTGAAGGAAGCAGAGTTGCAATACTGTCACTCACA AGTTGCCCGCTACAGGACCGAAGCGGTTGTATTGGCCCAGGGGGCTTCCAGTCTGAAGGCTGGACTAGAGGAATATGAGTATCAGCTGGAGTGTCAATCAAAGGAACTGACAGCACTGAGACTGGAGCACAGCTCACTGAGAGAAGAGCTGACGGCCGCAAACCTCCAGAACGAGCAGCTCCTCGAGCGCTGGTTAGAGGAGAAGAAAGAGGAGGCTGAGAGgattaataaatataatgcaacACAAGAAAG ATGGCAACGTTTGGCAGGTCGACTGAAGAAGCGGCATCGTGTCAGATCTCGCACAGCGTGTGCAGCAGACAAACCAACAGAGTCCAAAACTGAGCCCCCTTCTTCTTAA
- the LOC113093062 gene encoding autophagy-related protein 16-1-like isoform X2 has protein sequence MLTLHMKLSSSDKGSSRCPDEGGILHLRVNELEFLNQQLKQKISDLTSNIYLKEAELQYCHSQVARYRTEAVVLAQGASSLKAGLEEYEYQLECQSKELTALRLEHSSLREELTAANLQNEQLLERWLEEKKEEAERINKYNATQERWQRLAGRLKKRHRVRSRTACAADKPTESKTEPPSS, from the exons ATGCTGACTCTTCACATGAAACTCAG TTCCAGTGATAAAGGAAGCTCCAGATGCCCAGATGAAGGCGGCATCCTTCATTTGAGAGTCAATGAGCTGGAATTTCTTAATCAACAG CTCAAGCAGAAAATCTCGGATCTGACTAGCAATATATACCTGAAGGAAGCAGAGTTGCAATACTGTCACTCACA AGTTGCCCGCTACAGGACCGAAGCGGTTGTATTGGCCCAGGGGGCTTCCAGTCTGAAGGCTGGACTAGAGGAATATGAGTATCAGCTGGAGTGTCAATCAAAGGAACTGACAGCACTGAGACTGGAGCACAGCTCACTGAGAGAAGAGCTGACGGCCGCAAACCTCCAGAACGAGCAGCTCCTCGAGCGCTGGTTAGAGGAGAAGAAAGAGGAGGCTGAGAGgattaataaatataatgcaacACAAGAAAG ATGGCAACGTTTGGCAGGTCGACTGAAGAAGCGGCATCGTGTCAGATCTCGCACAGCGTGTGCAGCAGACAAACCAACAGAGTCCAAAACTGAGCCCCCTTCTTCTTAA